From a single Leishmania braziliensis MHOM/BR/75/M2904 complete genome, chromosome 28 genomic region:
- a CDS encoding glycerol-3-phosphate dehydrogenase (FAD-dependent), mitochondrial — MAVTAAKYIAGACAVAVGGIVGFSYTDPTWTRRRFDTNKCPPLKYETVPTREMCVQALEAHSASTNPLDVLIIGGGCVGAGSALDAVTRGLSVGMVDKGDYAGETSSRSTKLIHGGIRYLQKAVFQLDPMQLKLVAEALRERTIMIHQAPHLCHSLPTLVPCYHAIDVGLYWCGTKMYDLLAALYGGTLEYSGFLFPYDAMKAYPKLRKTDQDNNVLLGAVRYYDGEMNDARLCYSVAMTAACYGAATVNYAKVKQMEVIKDDKGDELVRTTIEETITKKTIKVYSKSIINAGGPFSGEIEKLAKSGEKQLDMFPASGTHIVIDRKYCPKKHEAMVVPSNDGRVVFAVPWLGGCMLGTTDHKCEVQSNPMTSQADVDFLLENIKPFIGDVPREAVRSAWTGIRPLAVPKEQKLKGGGTQNIVREHVIAVDPQSHILNITGGKWTTYRKMAEEALDNLQKTIMKDKVDFKPCCTMNMVLVGARNLDKVASTAPLGIPEDVHKHWRSNYGDRYEEVMAVAAKDAKLMKRLANDSPVVEAEVVYAAQREHCEHVMDFIARRTRMAFVNVEQAEQVVPRVAELMGQVKGWARSQRNAEAAAAYSALASFKGT, encoded by the coding sequence ATGGCTGTCACTGCAGCAAAATACATTGCCGGCGCCTGTGCGGTCGCCGTTGGTGGCATAGTGGGCTTCAGTTACACGGACCCCACCTGGACGCGGCGCAGGTTTGACACAAACAAGTGCCCGCCGCTGAAGTACGAGACTGTGCCGACGCGCGAGATGTGCGTGCAGGCACTGGAGGCGCACAGCGCGTCGACGAACCCGCTTGACGTGCTGATCATCGGCGGCGGATGCGTCGGTGCTGGGTCTGCCCTGGACGCAGTGACGCGCGGCTTGTCAGTCGGCATGGTAGACAAGGGCGACTACGCTGGTGAGACGAGCAGTCGCAGCACGAAGCTCATCCATGGCGGTATCCGCTACCTGCAGAAGGCTGTTTTTCAGTTGGACCCTATGCAGCTGAAGCTTGTGGCCGAGGCATTGCGCGAGCGCACAATCATGATCCACCAAGCTCCCCATTTGTGCCACAGCCTGCCAACGCTGGTGCCGTGCTATCACGCGATCGATGTTGGCCTGTATTGGTGTGGTACAAAGATGTACGACCTCCTGGCCGCTCTCTATGGCGGCACCCTAGAATACTCTggtttcctcttcccctacGACGCCATGAAGGCTTACCCAAAACTGAGGAAGACAGATCAGGACAACAACGTCCTCCTCGGTGCTGTTCGCTACTATGACGGGGAGATGAATGATGCCCGGCTCTGCTACTCCGTGGCCATGACGGCAGCTTGCTACGGCGCCGCTACGGTGAACTACGCCAAGGTCAAACAAATGGAGGTGATTAAGGACGATAAGGGCGATGAGTTGGTGCGCACCACCATCGAGGAAACCATCACGAAGAAGACAATCAAGGTGTACAGCAAGTCCATCATCAATGCGGGTGGCCCCTTTAGCGGCGAGATCGAGAAGCTCGCAAAGAGTGGCGAAAAACAGCTTGACATGTTCCCCGCCTCCGGCACGCACATCGTGATTGATCGCAAGTATTGCCCAAAGAAGCACGAGGCGATGGTCGTGCCGTCGAACGACGGCCGTGTCGTCTTTGCTGTTCCGTGGCTCGGCGGCTGCATGCTTGGCACTACAGACCACAAGTGCGAAGTGCAGTCCAACCCGATGACGTCGCAGGCGGACGTGGACTTCCTCCTTGAAAACATAAAGCCCTTCATCGGCGACGTCCCCCGAGAGGCAGTGAGATCCGCGTGGACCGGCATTCGCCCACTCGCAGTTCCAAAGGAACAGAAGCTGAAGGGCGGCGGTACGCAGAACATCGTGCGTGAGCACGTCATCGCGGTTGATCCTCAGTCGCACATACTGAACATCACCGGCGGGAAGTGGACAACTTACCGTAAGATGGCAGAGGAGGCGTTGGACAACCTGCAGAAGACAATCATGAAAGACAAGGTTGACTTCAAGCCCTGCTGCACCATGAATATGGTGCTCGTAGGCGCGCGGAATCTCGATAAAGTTGCGTCCACTGCCCCCTTGGGCATCCCCGAGGACGTGCATAAGCACTGGCGCTCGAACTACGGTGATCGCTACGAGGAGGTCATGGCTGTTGCCGCGAAGGACGCTAAACTAATGAAGCGCCTGGCAAATGACTCACCGGTGGTCGAAGCCGAGGTTGTCTACGCGGCTCAGAGAGAGCACTGTGAGCACGTCATGGATTTCATCGCCCGCCGCACCCGGATGGCCTTTGTGAATGTGGAGCAGGCGGAGCAGGTAGTGCCACGTGTAGCGGAGCTCATGGGGCAAGTGAAGGGTTGGGCTCGCTCGCAGCGCAACGCcgaggcggccgccgcctACTCTGCCCTGGCCTCCTTTAAGGGTACCTAA